The DNA region AGTGGGCGGGCCCAGAAGACAGCCTCGCCTCCCGGCTCGGCTGGCTGGCCTGGAGTGGGCCCATGTGAACCGTGTACTTAACCCAGCAGCTAGGGAGTGAGTAGTTGGCGATTGGCTGGCAGGATATTCCATTTCTTCCGTGTTGTAATAGCTAAGCTCTTCTCTCTCCCTCCCCGATCCCCTCACCATGGATCTGAACTTGTAGCTCGAATTGGAGATAATGGAGTATGAGTGAGTGATTATCGATTGTGTGCTAATAGATTGTTTGAAAAAGCGAAAAACAACTTGCTCAACCTCTTCACATTTTCTTTTACAGAAATGAGTTGAAATGAAGATGTCTTATTTCCTCCATGTCATTCTCAAGTGGAAGCAAATTATTTGTCTATCCCGCCTTTTCTTCTAATTAATCCTCGAATTTCAAAATCGTCGTGCAGAATTTTCCAAGAAGCAGCCTTAGTAATTCTTCCTATTAGAAAAATCAAATGTGAGATTTTAGAGTAAAAATCGAATGTAAATGTCTTCCTTTTGTATCCGTGGGCCCTATTCATCCAATTCAGTCCGTTGGCCCTATTTTGTATCCGTTACCACACGGTTGAGCCCATTTACTGACTCTCGACGGCCCAATCCGTTGACGCAGAGAGAACAAGTCACACTCCCGTCGAGTGGGATCCTCCTACCTAGGTTTCACTCCCCCACATCCCTCTGCCCTGCTCGACGGCGTCGCCGCCGTTTttctgccgccgccgccatgtccgTCCCCGCGGAAGGCCGAGCTTCATCTCGTCTCCGGTACGCGAATCAGCCGGATCTAGGCCTTCCCCCCTCCTTCACCGATCCAGGCCGTGATCCCCATTTGTGTTTTCCGCAGGTCTTCCCCTTCTCCCCACAGCGACGGCAGGACGGCGGTCGAGAGACTCACCGACGACCTCCTCGTCGAGATCCTCTCGCGCGTCCCGGCCAAGTCGCTCTGCCGCTTCAAGTGCGTCTCCAACCACTGGCTGACCCTCATCGACCACCCCGAACACCGCAAGAAGCTCCCCCAGACACCGGCCGGCTTCTTCTACGGCAGCGCCATCACCGGCGACTGGCTTCTGAAATCCCCTGTCCATTTCACCGATTTCCCGGGGAGACGCTCCCCTCCGTTCGACACCTCTTGCACCTTCATGCCCAACCATCGGCGCGTCGATATATTGGACTGCTGCAGCGGCCTCCTACTCTGCCGCGGGTACGATGTCTCCGCCCAGGGTGATGGGTTCCGCTATATCGTGTGTAATCCTGCCACGGAGAAGTGGGTCGTGTTGCCGAACTCCGGCAAGGCCGCCAGCGAGGTGGCCACCACACGCTTGGGCTACGATCCTGCGGTGTCTTCGCATTTCTATGTGTTTGAGTTGGTAAATGAGCAGGAGTTTTATTGGGATCCTGACATTGTCGGAGTGGCAGTATATTCGTCTGAAACCGGAGGATGGGTTTATAAGGAAAAGAAATGGAACGCACAAATCAGGCTCATTGACCATCGGTTTGCATCTGTCTTCCTTAACGGCTATCTACATTTTGAAGCCGATTGTCGCGGGTCGTCCCCTTGTCTAGCTGTGGTGGACACGGAGGGGGAAACATGGATGAACTTCGGTGTCCCTGATGGTCTGTTTGATGGTTTTATTCAGTGGTCACAGGGCCGCCTGCATTATGCCAATTTTCAGAGAGATGAAGATGGTTTTACCATCGTAGTAGTTTATGTTCTCGAGAACTATCAAAGCAGAGAATGGGTATTGAAGCATAGCGTCAAAACTTCATACATAATTGAAGCACCTCTACTTGAATGGGTAGATTTCCACCTTGATCGGGACTTTGATTGGATTGCGATTCATCCAGAATGCAACATGATATTTTTCACTACTAGTTGGGATGCCACATTCACGTGCTATAATATGGATAGCAGACAAGTCAAACTGATCTCTGGTCTTGAAGTTCACGAGCCGCCATATATGCCATATGTGCCGCTGTATGCAGAGTTACAGTCATTGCACATTTGACATCAATATGAGACTGTTGGTGCCTTAAGGAGTGGATCTTTGACAAGCATCATCAGTTTCTCATGCTATGTGATAGCGGGCTTGGTATGTCTGCTTGAATTGGGCTCTCTGACTGATGTATCCATGCTTTTATGTTTGGAGAAACCGTGGTTCATCGTGGAATGAACTTGGTCTATTTCTCTGTGATTAGTTATCTGACTTTGCACTGAACTTTCTTATCTCCGTACTGGTTTGTGCATATGTATGTATTTGGACAACTGCTACCTCTATGTATTCGGTCAACTTTGCGTAGTGTTTGAGCGAATGTACTATGACCATTTAGTAAAAGACATGATCAATGGTTATCATGCAGGTTAACTTTATATCTTCTATTAGCGAGCTGTGGTTGGATTGTAATGTTCATGATATTGTTAGGTTTTTTAAGTGCTCCAGGAAATTAGCAATATGCTATCTTTGCTTGTGCCTTTTGCTCAGGTAGGTATAGCTTAAAACAGTCTTAATTAAGCAACGCCGTTCACTTTCCATGCTAGTTTTGCTCCTTGTTTTACTAAGATACCTGTAATGTTGCACATGGCTCTGCGTAGTTGCTGGGCTACGGTTCCGTCTTCCAACCTTGCAAGACAAACTGGAGCTATCCTGGTCTTACTGTAATCCTGTTGTTAGCTTGTCTCTGGTGTTCAGGAAACTTTCTCTGGTGACTTGAATGAAGTTAGAAGGTACTATGATCATTATGTGAAGACATGAACAAGGATTACCATGCCGCTTAAACTTCTCTTGAGCACCATCATGCAACTTAATTTTTATCTTCTAGTTGCAGCCATGGGAAATTTTAAGCATCTTATAGGCAGTGATTTAGTAAGGGCCACTTGTATGCTAGCAATATAATGTGTGAAATTCTGTTGATGATGTAACACCGCGAATCATTTCTCTTTACTGCTAATGGTTTGGAATTAAAATATTTATTGCTATGTGTTAGTGAAACACTTTTGATGAGTACATGTCGCTTCCTCTGATCATAATGTTGTTAGCGGAACATTGCCAAGCTATCCTTGGATCATAATGTTTATTGTTTTGTTAGTTTTCTGAACATAAAGTTGCTCCAGTAGACCATGAGCTTCTAGTTATACTAGGATGCCTGTAATGTTGGATGTCTAGTCAGTAAAACCTGGGATCATTTTTCTGTTGGACGAAGGGGTCAGTTTATTAGGTAACAGCAGCACAGGTCAGCATGCCAGGGTCACTTAACAGTTGGCCATAGGTTCAGTTTAACTTCTGAGTTGGTCAGCGGAGTGCGCCTTCCCCTCTATGGCAGTGCCATTGTCAAGTGGAATAAATACCAAGAATCTTTCAAGAAATTGTGTTTGCTTGTGGGTATTTAACTATTTATTCATGTAGGTAGGTTCAAATAGCGTGCAATAAGCAATGTTGTACACTTCCCATGGCAGTCTTTCACATAGTTTACTGGTGAGACATCCCTTTTATTATATGATGTCTGTAATGATGCACATACGCTCTGTCCAGTCCAGTGCAGCTTTGCAGCGTTGTTTCTGAATTTTGATTTTTGACGTCATATAACACTTGAGCAGCAAGTGGCTGTATTGACTCTCTGTAGCAGCAAGGTTCCGGTTTCAGCCTCAAGCATCCAAGGCAAAACTGAAACTATCCTTGTATTCCTAGTATATATTCAGCCTCCAGCCTCCAAATTTGCACGTCATATATTCAGTCCCTTTCATATTTTAGTGAAATGAAAATGCCTTCTTTCCTCCATGTTAGTGCCATTCTTACGTGGAACCAAATTTATGTTCTTCACTGTTGGGCAGGATCTCACATTCATTATGGAGTGAACATGGTTATTTCTCTGCGATTAGTTACCCAAATTTGCGCTGAACTTTCTGTTGTCTGTACTAGTTTCTGCTATTCAGTCAATTCCACATAGTTTTTAAGCGAAGATGATCATGTAGTGATAGACATGATCAATGGTATCGTATAGCTTAAATTTAAATATTCTGTTTGCAGCCAAGGGAAGATAAGCATCTTTATTGAAATTTATTTAGTAAATGGTCCCTTGTCTGCTAGCGATGTAATATTTCAAATTCTGCTACTGATATAATGTTTGAAATCATCATTTTTCTTTACTGCCAATGGATCGAAAAAAAAAACGATTTACTTGTGTCGTGTTTCAAATAGAAATAGTTGTTAGCAGAACATCAGCAAGCTGTGCTTGGATTGTAATGTTCCATTGTTTTGTTAGGAATTTAATTTTCTGAACAAAAAGTGCTACAGAGG from Triticum urartu cultivar G1812 unplaced genomic scaffold, Tu2.1 TuUngrouped_contig_4733, whole genome shotgun sequence includes:
- the LOC125528238 gene encoding F-box protein At5g07610-like; its protein translation is MSVPAEGRASSRLRSSPSPHSDGRTAVERLTDDLLVEILSRVPAKSLCRFKCVSNHWLTLIDHPEHRKKLPQTPAGFFYGSAITGDWLLKSPVHFTDFPGRRSPPFDTSCTFMPNHRRVDILDCCSGLLLCRGYDVSAQGDGFRYIVCNPATEKWVVLPNSGKAASEVATTRLGYDPAVSSHFYVFELVNEQEFYWDPDIVGVAVYSSETGGWVYKEKKWNAQIRLIDHRFASVFLNGYLHFEADCRGSSPCLAVVDTEGETWMNFGVPDGLFDGFIQWSQGRLHYANFQRDEDGFTIVVVYVLENYQSREWVLKHSVKTSYIIEAPLLEWVDFHLDRDFDWIAIHPECNMIFFTTSWDATFTCYNMDSRQVKLISGLEVHEPPYMPYVPLYAELQSLHI